The Syntrophaceae bacterium DNA segment CCCGGCACCACCGACGGACATCCGCCTCGTTCATGTTCACACCGTACGAAAAGTAAAAAATATCCTGCCCAGATTCCATGTGATTCCCCCCCGTTGAAGGGCTCCCGCCCATGATGGAGGGGGAATATAGCACAAGGGAAGACGGATTGGAAATCTCTTCCCTTTCAGGAGGTGCGGGTGTGGCGGCGGGCGGCGCTGTGAAACTGATTGTCGATGGGAATCTCGGGAAACTGGCCCGCTGGCTGCGGGCCCTGGGGTGCGACACGGCGATCCATGAGGGCCGCGCGGACCGCTATTTGCTGCGAAGAGCGCTCCTGGAAGACCGGATTGCAGTCACGAAAAGCCGCAGACTGGCGGCCCGGCCGTTCCGGGGTCGGTTGATCCTGATTGCGGCGGATCGCTGGGAGGAGCAGCTTGCGGAGACGGTGTCCTCCCTCGATCTGTCTTTCGACGCTCGCGCCGTCCTGGGGCGCTGCCTGGACTGCAACGAGACCCTGTCGGAAGTGGAAAAGAGCACCGTGGAAGGCTTGGTTCCCGCCTACATTTTCGAAACGCAGGCGGCCTTCCGGAGATGCGGGCGCTGCGGACGGATCTTCTGGGCCGGGAGCCACGCGGAGAGGATGCTCCGCGTCATGCGGAGCCGCATTCCGTCTCGTCTCCCTTGATTTTCTCCACGGCGTGGGGAAGGGCCGGCAGAAGCACCTCGAGATTTTCCCGGGCACCCCGGGGACTGCCGGGGAGGTTGACGATCAGCGAGGCGCCCCGGATGCCGACCACGGCACGGGAAATCATGGCGTGGGGGGTCTTTGCCGCACTGGCCCGGCGCATGGCCTCCGCCATGCCGGGGATCTCCTTGTGGATCACCGCGAGCGTCGCATCCGGCGTCACGTCCCGGGGGCTCACCCCCGTCCCGCCGGTCGTGACGATCAGGTCCAGCCTGTCCTCATCGGCGAAGCGGATCAGGGCCTCCTTGATCTTCTCCGTCTCGTCGGGCACGATGACCGTTCGCTCGATCCGGCAGCCGATCCCCGCGAGCAGGCGGGCCACCTCGGGTCCGCTCAGATCCTCGCGTTCGCCTCTCGATCCTTTGTCACTCATTGTGATGACGCCGGTCCGAATGATCACTTCTCCGCTGCTTCCTTTTCCTTCTTCGCCTCGGCGATCACCTTCTCGGCGATCTGTGCCGGGACTTCCTCATAGTGCGAGAATTCGTAGGTGAAGGTTCCCCGGCCGCTCGTCATGGAGCGCAGGTCCGGGGCGTACTTCAGGATTTCCGCGAGAGGTACGCTGGCCTTGACGATCTGGTTCGATCCCCTCGATTCCATTCCGAGGACGCGGCCGCGGCGGGAGTTCAGGTCGCCGATGATGTCGCCCATGTATTCGTCGGGGATCTCGATGTCGATGTTGACGATAGGCTCCAGCAGGGTGGGTTGACACTCGAGGACGGCCTTCTTGAATCCCATGGACCCGGCGATCTTGAAGGCCATTTCCGACGAGTCCACCGTGTGGTACGAGCCGTCCACGAGGGCGACCTTTAGATCCACCGTCGGATAGCCTGCCAGGACCCCTTCCTCCATGGCCTCGATGATGCCCTTCTCAACGGCGGGCCTGTACTGCTGGGGCACGACGCCGCCGACGATCTTGTCGGCAAACTCGAAGCCGCCTCCGCGGGGAAGGGGCTCCACGTCCAGCCAGACATCGCCGAACTGACCGCGCCCTCCGGACTGCTTCTTGTACCGTCCCTGGATGCCCATCCTTGGCTTCTTGATCGTTTCTTTATAGGGAACTTTGGGGGTCTTGAGGATGACCTCAACGCCAAACTTCCGCTTCATTTTTTCGACGGTGACCTCGATGTGGACCTGGCCCGTTCCGGAGAGAATCATCTCCTTGGTCTGGTCGTCCCGGCGGTAGGTAAGGGTCGGGTCTTCTTCGATGAGCCGGTTGATGGACGACACGATCTTTTCCTCGTCACCCCGGGACTTGGGCTCGATGGCAAAAGACATGACCGCCGGCGGCGGGGTAATCCGCGGCAGGATGAAAGGGGATTTCTCGAGGCAGAGGGTGTCTCCCGTCAGGGTCTCCTTGAGCTTCGTGACGGCTGCGATGTCGCCCGGTACGAGGGGGTCTTCCGTGGGTTTCTGGGTTTTGCCTTCGAGGAAGAAGATGTTTCCAAAGCGTTCCGTGCTCTTCCGGGTCGGGTTGAAGAACGTAGCGTCGGAGGTCACCGTTCCCGAATAGACGCGGAAGATCGTGACCCGGCCGGCATAGGGGTCGGCGATGGTCTTGAATACCCGTGCCGTGAAGGGAGAGGTCAATTCCGGCGTTCTTTCCTCCGGCTCCTCCGTTCCGGGTTTCGTTCCCGTCATCGCACCCCGGTCCAGGGGTGATGGGAACAGCCGGACCATCAGGTCCATCAGGAGGGCGGTGCCGATGTTCTTGAGGGCGGATGTGCAGACGACCGGGATCATGGACCCGGAGAGCACGCCCTTCCGGAGTCCCCGCTGGAGTTCCTCTGCGCTGAGTTCTCCAGCTTCCAGGTACTTGTCCATGAGGGCCTCGTCCGTCTCGGCGATGTCTTCCACCATGCTGCCCCGGTATTTTTCCACCTGGGCGGCCATGTCGGCGGGAACCTCCGCCGGTTTGAAGGTCCCTTTCCCTTCGTCAAAGAGGAAGGCCTTTCCCGCCACCAGGTCCACGACGCCCTTGAAGGACGCCTCCGTGCCGATGGGCAGCATCAGGGAGGTGACTTTCCGGCCGAGTTTCGCACGGATGCTCTCGACGGCCTTTGCGAAATCCGCCCGTTCGCGATCCATCCGGTTGATGACGGCGATCCTGGGCAGTGCATACTCGTCGGCGTATTCCCAGGCCTTGATCGTCTGGAATTCGACGCCGCTGACGGCGTCGATGACCACCAGGGCCGCGTCGGCATGGGCCAGGCAACCCACCATGTCATAGGCAAAATTGGAGTCCCCCGGGGAGTCGAGCAGGTTCACTTTGTGTTTGTCCCACTCGAAGAAATTCACCGCGGTGTTGATGGAACTGCGCCGTTTGTGCTCCTCCGGCTCGAAGTCCATGGATGAGCTCCCGTCGTCCACGCGGCCGAGGCGCTCCGTCTTGCCGGATACGAAGAGGAAAGACTCGCAGAGCGTCGTCTTGCCCGTTCCTCCGTGCCCCGCAACGGCAACATTCCTCAACGCTTGTGACTCATATTTTGCCATGGTTTCTCCTTTCAGATTCAATGGAAGGGTCCTGTCCGAAGACCCTGGTGTTTAGCCAAGATCGGCGCGCCAAGTCAAGACAATTTTCGGCGGAGGAGGAGGGAGGGAACATTGACAATTCCCGGCCGCCGCTTATGTTAATCCGGCATGAAAAAACAGGGGGAGGAGTCCGGCCCGGACGGTTTCGAATGAGAAAAAACGAGTAAAAAAAAAGGAGGCCCCGCAATGATCGGCAAGAAAGTGCACCAGGCGATGAACGAGCAGATCCGGCATGAACTGGAGTCATACTACATTTACCTGTCCATGGCGGCTTATTTCCACAGCCAGAACCTGGACGGGATGGCCCACTGGATGCGCTGCCAGGCCCACGAGGAAATGATCCATGCGATGAAGTTCATGGACCACATCCTGGACCGCGGCGGAGCGGTCAAGCTCCAGGACCTCAAGCAGATCAAGACATCCTGGCCGTCCGTTCTTGAGGTCTGGCAGGATACCCTGGCCCATGAGCAGTTCATCACCGGCAAGATCCACGGGATTGTCAAAACGGCCCGGGCGGAGAGCGATTACGCCTCCGACACGCTTCTGAACTGGTTCACGAAGGAGCAGGTGGAGGAAGAGGCGACGGCGGAAAAGGTCCTCCGTCAGATCGAGATGATCGGCCACACGAAGGAAGGACTCTTCATGCTGGACAAGGAACTGGGAGCAAGGATGTTCCCGGCCGGTTCGCCGCTGGACCCGGCGGCGTACAACCTGGCGACTTGAGCGGGCGAAGTGCCATCCGGCAAGAGGGGGTGCGGATTTGAAATCCGTCCACCCCTTTTGCCGTTTTGGGTGGTGTCAGGACATGGTTCGCTTCACTTCTTCGAGCGTTCCCTCGATCAGGGACCGGATTTCCCGGAGGCGGTCTTCCGTCGCCGCCTCGAAGCGCAGAACCAGGACCGGCTGCGTATTGGAGGCCCGGATGAGGCCCCAGCCGTCGGCGAAGGGGATCCGCACGCCGTCGATGTCGATGACCTTGTAGGTTTCGGCGAAGCGGGCCTTCACTTTTTCGACGACCCTGAACTTGAGTTCGTCAGGGCAGTCCACGCGGATCTCCGGCGTGGTGAAGGTCTTCGGCACGTCCGCCAGGAGGGCGCTCAGGGAGGCGCCGGCGGAGGAGACGATCTCCAGGAGCCGGGCCGCCGCATAGATGGCGTCGTCATAACCGAAGTAGCGATCCGCGAAGAACAGGTGGCCGCTCATTTCCCCCGCCAGCAAGGCCTTTTCCTCCTTCATTTTGCCCTTGATCAGGGAATGGCCGGCCTTCCACATGATGGGCCGCCCGCCGTGCCGGGCGATGTCGTCATAGAGGTTCTGGGAGCATTTCACCTCGCCGATGATCGCCGCACCGGGGTTCTCTTTGAGGATGAAACGGGAAAAGAGGAGCAGGAGCTCGTCTCCCCACAGGATCCGACCGTCGTCGGTGACGGCTCCGATGCGGTCTGCGTCCCCGTCGAAGGCAATGCCGAGATCGGCGCCTTCCCTTTTCACGAGGGAAATCAGGTCCCGCAGGTTTTCCGGCACCGTCGGATCGGGGAAGTGGTTCGGGAACCGCCCGTCGGGCTCGCAGTGGATGTCCGTAACGCGGCATCCCAGCCGGCGGAACAGGGGCAGGGCGAAGAGGCCCCCCACGCCGTTTCCCCCGTCGACAACCACGGAGATGCCTTTCCGGACCGCCACGCTTCCGAAGAGATGATCCTCGTATGCCCCCGCAACGTCCCCGGTCGTCGCACGGCCTTCTCCCCGGTCGTATCGGCCCCGCTCCATGATGCGGCGCAGTTCCTGAATGTCGTCCCCGTAAATCGTATCGGGACCGACACAGATCTTGAATCCGTTGAATTCCGGAGGGTTGTGGCTTCCGGTGACCATGATGCCGCCGTCCGTTTTCAGGTGGCGGATGGAGTAATAAAGGATGGGCGTCGCACATAGGCCCACGTCGATGACGTCGATGCCGGTGCCGAGGATTCCCCGGGCCATCGCTCCGGCATAAGATTCGGAGCTGAGCCGGCAGTCCCGGCCCAGGGTCATCGTCCGGACCCCCCGCTGCCGGGCGAAGGTCCCGATGGCCTGCCCAAGCTCCTGGACGAATGCTGGATCCAGGTCCCTGTCTACCAGGCCCCTGACGTCGTATTCCCGAAATACCTCCGGATTCATGCGTATCTCCTTGCTGAATCAACGTGTTGCGGGTGGCGCTGTCCCCGACCTGAAAGGCCGCGGGGATGCACGTGAAGAACCGCGAAAACACGAGCTTCTACGTTGAAAAACGCGGCTCTGTCAAGGGGGATTTGGAGGGCCGTTAGGCCTTGACAACAGCGGGTGAATCCATTAGCGTAGCGCCCCGATATAACCCAATGGGAGTGCAACATGATCGGCGTGCTGATTACAACCCATGGCGACCTCGGCAAGGAGCTGATCAAGGCCGCAGAAATGATCAAAGGTCCCATGAAGGGCGTCCTTCACATCCCCATCGACCAGAGCAAGGGCGTCGAAGAGATCAAGAAGGAGATCAGTACCGCCATCAAGAAACTCGACCAGGGCAAAGGGGTCCTGATCATGACGGACCTCTTCGGCGGCACCCCTTCCAACATCTCCCTCTCCTTCATGAAAGACGGGAAGGTGGAGGTCGTCACCGGCGTCAACCTCCCGATGATGCTGAAGCTCGCCGATATCCGCGAGACCATGAGCCTGAAGGATTTCTCCTGTTTCATCAAGGATTACGGGAGGAACAACATCTCCCTGGCCAGTGAGATCCTGAACAGGAAAGTCAGCACATGACGGGTTTCCGGACATGGACATCGTCCTGGTGAGAATCGACAACCGTCTGGTCCACGGCCAGATCATCGAGGCATGGGTTCCCTTTGCCCGGGCCAATTGCATCATCGTCGTCGACGACCACGTGGCGAGCGACTTCTTCCGGGAGACCGTCATCAAGATGTCCGTCCCCCGCGACATCGAAACCCTGATCAGCAGCGTCGATGAATTTCCGCGAAACATGGAGCGGGTCGAGAGCAAACGCAAGGCGATCATCCTGTTCTCTTCCCTGAAGGATGCCCTGCGGGCGTATCATGGCGGATTCCACTTCGAGCGCCTGAACATCGGAAACATCCACAACGAGGAATGCATCCATCAGTGCGCTCCCTCCGTTTTGCTGGGGGAAGAGGATCTTTCCGCCATTCGGGAACTCGTGCGGGATGGCGTCCACGTGGATGTCCGCCGCGTTCCGAGGGAAAAACCCGTCGACATCCGGGACATCCTCGGCAACGAGACCCCCTAGCGCCTCCTTTCCGATTTGTGGATGCCCTCCGGAGGGACCCGTGCACTGGAAAATCCTTCTCATTGCCGTGACCGGCGGATCGATGTGCCTGGACCGGATCGTTCTCCAGGCCATGATCTCGCGTCCCGTCGTGGCGGGGACCCTTGCGGGCTGGATGCTGGGGGATTTTACGACGGGGCTGCTCGTCGGGGCTCTGATGGAGCTCTTCTGGATCGACCACCTGCCCATCGGAACCTACATCCCGCCCAATGAGACCATCGTAACCATTCTGGCCGTTTCGTCCGTCATCCTGACCAACCCCGTTTCGTCCGGAGGCGTCCCGCGGGAAGCCGTCGCCCTTTCCCTCCTTCTGTTTCTCCCCGTCGCCTACCTGTCCCAGAAAGGGGAGCATGTCCTTGTCATGCTGAACGAAAGGCTGGCGCGGCAGGCCGTGACGGCCGGGGAGGAGGGCGACCTCAGGGCCGTTTCCCGGCTGCATTGGCGGGCTCTCGGGCGCTACTGGCTGCTGTCGGTCGGGCTCATTGCCGTCCTGCTGGCGGTGGGCGTTCCCCTGCTGGAATGGCTCCTGGCGCACCTTTCCACGCCCGTTCGCACCGCCCTGCAGTTTACCTATTTCCTGTTTCCTGTCGTGGGAATCGCCGCCGCCCTGAAGGCCTTCTCGCAGAAACGGGCGCTTCACGTGTTCTGCGCCCTCTACCTGGCGGCAGTCCTATTCCTGGAGCTGCTACAGATCGTCTGAACCGGAGTTCCGGATGAACGTGCCCATCGAGAATTCGCCGGTGATGGAAGCGGATCTGGAGGAGATCCTGGACATTGAGCAGGCCTGCTTCCCGACACCCTGGTCTCTGGAGCTTTTCCGCCGCGAACTGGAACTCGGCATCTCCAGGGGGATGGCGGTTCGTGCAGCGGACGGGGCGGGGACCATCGTCTGCGGATACCTGTTCTTCTGGGTTGTCGCCGGCGAGGGCCAGCTCCAGCGGATCGCCGTCCGGCAGGACCTCCGGCGCTCCGGCATCGCCGACCGCCTGATGGAGGGGATGCTGGATATCTGCCGGCGGGAAGACGTGACGCGCATCATGCTGGAAGTGCGGAGAAGCAACGAGGCGGCCATCGGGCTATACCGGAAATGGGGATTTCGCCGGACCGGAATCCGGCGCGGTTATTATCCCGAGACCGGCGAAGACGCGGTGCTCATGGAGTGGAACGCTTCCTGAGAGAGGTTCCGGGCGGATTTGGCGTTGCATTTGCCGGTTTCCTGTGAGAAAAGAAGCGGACTTTTCAAGCATACAGGATCGTTCAAGAAATCAGACGGAAGCGAGATGGTGGGCCGAAACCTAGAGGAAGCGGAGCGAAACGTTGCGGGACGGGTGCTGTCGAACCGGAAGACGGCGCCGGGCCATTTCCACCTGATCCTGGAGCTTCCGGATTCTTTCACCGACCCGTTTCCCGGGCAGTTCGTCATGGTGCGGATACCCGGACGGACGGATCCCCTCCTGGCCCGGCCCCTCAGCATCTATGGCTTTTCTCGGCAAGAGGGCGGGGCTCGCCTGGAGCTCCTTTACCGGGTGGCCGGGAAGGGCACGGCCCTTCTGGCGGGGCTCCATACGGGCGGGGAACTGCAGGTCCTGGGACCCCTGGGCCGGGGATTCCGCATTGCCCCGGAACTCCAAACAATCGTACTTGTCTCCGGCGGTATCGGCATCGCCCCGCTGACCTTCCTGGCGGAACACTGCCGAAGTCTGCCCGCCGTGCCGGCGGGAAGGGAGATCGTCTGCTACGCCGGCGCCCGCTGCTCCGAGGCCCTGGTCGGGCTGGAGCGGATGGAGGCTCTGTGTTCGCGGGTCGTCGTCACGACGGACGACGGCACCTGCGGGGCCTGCGGCATCGTGACGGACCCCCTCGGCCGGGATCTTCCGTTGTTCCCTCCCGGAGAGACGGCCGTTTACGCCTGCGGTCCCCGGCCGATGCTTGCGTGTCTTGCGGACATGCTCCGGGAGTCGCCCGTTTCCTGCCAGGTCTCCGTGGAGGAGCGCATGGCCTGCGGGCTCGGAGCCTGCCTGGGATGTGCCGTCGCCGTCCGGAGCGGAGAAGACTCCCTCGTATACGCACGGGCTTGCAAGGAAGGACCGGTTTTCGACATCCATGAACTCGACTGGCGGTAACCCTCCATCCCTCGCCGTTTCGATCGGAGGCCTGACCCTGAAAAACCCGGTCATGCCCGCGTCGGGCACCTTCGGGTACGGGGAGGAGTACGCCCCGTTCGCGGACCTGAACCGCCTGGGGGCCGTCGTCACCAAGGGCATCTCCCTTCTGCCCCGGACCGGCAACCCGCCTCCCCGGATCATGGAGTCGCCCGCGGGGATGCTTAATGCCGTGGGCCTGCAGAACGTGGGCGTCCGGGCGTTCGTCTCGGAAAAGCTGCCTTATCTCAAGCAGTTCGATGTCCCGGTGATTGCCAACATCTTCGGAGAGGCCGTCGACGAGTACGCCGCCGTGGCGGAGATCCTGAGCCGGGCCGGCGGCGTCCATGCCCTGGAGGTGAACATCTCCTGCCCCAACGTGAAGAAGGGCGGGATCGCCTTCGGGGCCCGGCCGGAGTCGGCTGCAGAGGTGACGGCGGCGGTCCGGGGCAGCACGGACCTGCCGGTGATCGTGAAGCTCACTCCCAACGTGACGGACATCGTCGAGATCGCCCTGGCCTCGGAATCCGCCGGAGCCCACGCCCTGTCGCTCATCAACACCCTCCTGGGCATGTCCATCGACGTGGAGCGCCGCGTCCCCCATCTCGCGAACGTTACCGGCGGGCTCTCCGGGCCGGCCGTCCGGCCAGTGGCGGTGCGCATGGTCTGGCAGGTCGCCGGCCGGGTGAAGGTTCCCGTCATCGGCGTCGGGGGCATCGTCGACGCGGCGAGCGCCCTGGAATTCCTCATCGCCGGGGCCCGGGCCGTCCAGGTGGGGACGGGGCAGTTCGTGAATCCCGGGACAACCCTGGACGTGATCGACGGGATCGAAGCCTATCTGCATCGGCACGGCATGAAGGGCGTGCAGGATCTGATCGGATCACTCCAGTGCAATTTTGCATAATAAGGAGAACATTATGAAAAGGGCCTTCCTGTTTATGTTCATTCTGCTTCTGGCGTGCATCCCTCCGGCGTTCGCCGCCTCGTCCGCCATCACCGAGGCGGAGGGGTACTCCTGCATGGGGTACGACAAGTCCCGGAAGACCACGGAAGACGACGCACTGGCCAACGCCCGGCGGCAGGCCCTCGAATACGCCGCGACGTACGTGAAAAGCGAGACCAGAGTCGAAGACGCAACCGTCCTGAAGGACCTCCTGGAGGCCTATGCCAACGGCACCGTCCGGATCCTCCAGGAGCTCCAGCGGACCTGGTACACCGACCCCAAAACCGGCGAGTGCTTCCGGATCAAGGTCAAGGCCGAGATCCTTCCCGACACGAAGGCCATGGATCGGTTCACTGCAAAGCCCTCCGTGGTGGATGATCCGGGCGCTCCCCTGAACGTCCGCGTCTGGACGGACAAGAAGACATACCGGCAAGCGGAACAGATCCGGATCTTCCTCAAGGGAAACCGGCCGTTCTTCGCCCGGGTGATCTATTGCGATACCAAGGGACAGGTGCTCCAGCTGCTGCCGAATCCCTACCGGACGGATAACTATTTCCAGGGCGGCGTGATCTATGAGATCCCCTCGGGCAACGACAAATTCCAGCTCGAAGTGGTTCCGCCCTTCGGAGAGGAAAAAATCATGGTGTACGCGAGTTCCTCTCCCGTCGGCGATCTCCAGCTGGAAGAGGCGGGTCCGGTTTACGAAGTGCGGACGAAGGCGGCGGATATGGCCGTGAAGGTCCGGGGAGTGAACATCGTCAAGATGCCCGCGAAAAACGCCAAGCCGGACGGGCCGGGGGCCGGGGCGGGCTTTTCCGAGGCCTCGGCGACCCTGCGGACGGGCCGCTGAACGGAAGGAGGAGGGCCATGGGCAGAGCGGAAACCATCTGGGACGGGATCTGGCTCGTGGGGGGCCCGGACGTCTCCCGGTCCGACGACGCCGCAGTCTTCGTCATCGATTTCCACGGCGAGTTGGTCATGATCGACTCCGGGGCCGGCGGCAGTTCCAAAGTCCTCCAGCGGAACATCGAGCAGGCAGGACTGGATCCCAAAGCCATTTCCACCCTTATCCTGACCCACTGCCACATCGACCACATCGGGTCGGCGCCCTTCTTCCGCGACCAATTCAACTGCAAGATCCTCATCCACGAACTGGACACGGAGGCGCTCGAGGCGGGGGACCCTGTCCGGACGGCGGCCAACTGGTACGAGACAGACTTTCCGCCCACCCGGGTCGACCGGCGGCTCAAGGGGGAGGAAGAGGTCCTGACCTTCGGCGGCGAGGAGTTGCACTGCCTTCACACGCCGGGTCACACGCCCGGTTCCATCGTGGTATGGCTCGACCGGAACGGGAAGCGGGTCCTCTTCGGGCAGGACATCCATGGCCCCTTCATGTCGGCCTTCCGCTCCAACATCAACGACTGGCGGGCCTCCATGAAGAAGATCCTGGCCCTGGAGCCGGACATCCTCTGCGAGGGGCACTTCGGGATCTTCGAGCCGAAGGAGCAGGTCGCCGCCTATATCCACCGCTACCTGCGCATGAACGGCTGATGCGGAGGCTCCCGTGAAGACACTGAAACAGTTCGAGAAAGCTACGGTTTATGCCCTCATCGGCATGATGGCCCTGACCGTCTTCCTGGCGACCATCGAGGTGGCCTGGCTCCTGGCCAGGGACATTTTCACTCCGCCCCTTTTCCTCCTGGAGATCGACGAACTCCTGGAGATCTTCGGCATGTTTCTCCTGGTTCTCATCGGGCTGGAGCTCATCCACACCCTCAAGAGTTACCTCTCCGCCGAACCGGTGCACCTGGAAGTCGTCCTGATGCTGGCAATCATCGCGGTGGCCCGGAAGGTGATCGTTCTGGACGTGAAGGAAGCCTCCGGCATGACCCTGGTCGGGATCGCCGCCATCGTCCTCGCCCTGTCCATCGGCTATTATCTTGTGACCTGCGGGGTGAAGAACCGGATTGCCGCCTGCAACGCGGCAAGGGAAGGCGGACCGCCATTTCCTCCCGAAGATGGTGCATGACAAGATCCTGCGTCACTCCACCGGTTTCCGGACCAGTTCAAGGAAGCGATCAACCAGGTAGGGATTGAAAGAGGTTCCCTTCTCCTTAGTGAGAATCTCCTCGATCTTTTCCTGGGGCATTGCGTCGCGGTAGGGACGGCTGGTCCGCAGGGCGTCAAAGACGTCGGCGATGGAGATCATCTGGCTGACGATGTTCGTCTCCCAGTTTTGCCGCAGCTTGGGATATCCGGTGCCGTCGAACTTGATGTGGTGCTCCATGGCGGCCAGGACGGCAAGGTTGGTCACCCCTTTGATGTTCATCAGGTACATGGCCCCTTTGATGGTGTGGTTTTCCATGACGGCCCGTTCCTCCGTCGTCAGGCTCCCCGGTTTCATGAGGATTTCTTCCGGAGTGCTGATCTTGCCGATGTCGTGCAGGGTGGCGGCAACGCCGATGTTTTTCAGGTGAGGGGCCTTGAACCCCACGTATTCCGCAAGGTACATGGTCAGGATCCCCACATTCGCCGTATGGGTGAAGGTATACTCGTCGTTGGATTTGAGTTCCGAAAGGAGCTTCAGAGGGTTGACCTCCTTGCGGAGGCCGTCCATGAAATTGACGACCATGTCGTCCACCCGGTCCATGTCCAGGTTGCTTCCCCTGGCGATGCTGCGGTAGACGTTGCGCACGAGCTGGTCCGGGGTCTCGATCTCCAGGTCGACGAATTCGTCGAGGTTCAGTTCGGACGACACAATGCCGGTTCCATCGTCCACCTCCTCGCGCTCCTTATCGGTTTCTTTCAGCTTGATCTTCCCGATGCGGATCTAGGGCATGGAGTGAATGGACACGGCCTCCGGATCCGAGAGGTTGCGCACGAATGCCTCCAGTTGGGCGAAGGGGAGTCCCCGGAGAAAGGTGATCCGCTCAATGGACCGTTTCCTGAGGA contains these protein-coding regions:
- a CDS encoding HD domain-containing protein — translated: MDDGTGIVSSELNLDEFVDLEIETPDQLVRNVYRSIARGSNLDMDRVDDMVVNFMDGLRKEVNPLKLLSELKSNDEYTFTHTANVGILTMYLAEYVGFKAPHLKNIGVAATLHDIGKISTPEEILMKPGSLTTEERAVMENHTIKGAMYLMNIKGVTNLAVLAAMEHHIKFDGTGYPKLRQNWETNIVSQMISIADVFDALRTSRPYRDAMPQEKIEEILTKEKGTSFNPYLVDRFLELVRKPVE
- a CDS encoding MBL fold metallo-hydrolase; this translates as MGRAETIWDGIWLVGGPDVSRSDDAAVFVIDFHGELVMIDSGAGGSSKVLQRNIEQAGLDPKAISTLILTHCHIDHIGSAPFFRDQFNCKILIHELDTEALEAGDPVRTAANWYETDFPPTRVDRRLKGEEEVLTFGGEELHCLHTPGHTPGSIVVWLDRNGKRVLFGQDIHGPFMSAFRSNINDWRASMKKILALEPDILCEGHFGIFEPKEQVAAYIHRYLRMNG
- a CDS encoding phosphate-starvation-inducible PsiE family protein, whose product is MMALTVFLATIEVAWLLARDIFTPPLFLLEIDELLEIFGMFLLVLIGLELIHTLKSYLSAEPVHLEVVLMLAIIAVARKVIVLDVKEASGMTLVGIAAIVLALSIGYYLVTCGVKNRIAACNAAREGGPPFPPEDGA